The window TGAGAAATTTATTATAATGCTTGATTGAGATTTTGAACAAATTTTAAATGCataaagaagacaaaagcaTTATCTTTTTGGTTAAGCCAGTACAAAAAACGAATGGAAAATAGACTTCGGttctcatttttaaaaacaaaccaaaccaaatataaaccAACAATATTTTCAACCATCCATGTGAAAGTTTACCTGAGTCTTTGTTTGCTCGATTTTCATTTATCGTCAAATCAACAAACCTTACAAAAAAAGGCCATGCATGCATCGGGAAAAGCTTGGTCTGTCTGAATAATGTGTTATCATCCATCAACACAAATTATTACTAAAACCAGCTAGAACAAATTAGCCGatcctcaaaaccaaacacaaaagagCAAATATCATCATAATGAAGAGATCCATAACGAATGAGAACGATGCACCACAAGAAGGCAAATCACATCACTCTTTCCAAAAGTTATTCAGGACGTGACTTGACGATGAAATTCTGGCGACTGATAGGGTTCATCACGACGGGAGGACCAGCGGTTCTTGGCCATGCTTGGAATTTCTCCTCAGTAGCAGCCCACCATTCCTTGTTAGTAATAGTTCCCGGGGTAGACCCTGAGAGTTAAAAAGAACCAAACCGATTTAGCTTTCATTTTATATCATCACAAGTAGCTAcattgtgagtttttttttttttagaattagaatatgaaaacttACCTCCAAAAAGCTTATCATCAGAGATAACTTTGTCACACACGTAAGCTACTACTGCAGATCCCGCAAGTGCACCGACAATGTAAGTAGCTCTTGACATCCTTGACCTAAAAAAGTACCTTAAAGACAGAGATCAAACATAATCAAGCCACTAATTCATGTACCAAAGAAACATATTTACAATTAGATGCACAAAGAGGATTAGGTATACTGAACCagcaacacacacacacacacacacagaaaagGCAAAAAATGAACACAAATATCAGATTTGGAGAAGAGGAATTGAAATGAAGCTTTAAGTCAATCTCATACATAAAACAGTTACATAACAAAGCTGCTGAATTGAAAAAATCATCTAACAATTTCTCAATCATAACGCAAACGAAGAACCTGATTGTGAATAAATCTAATACGATGCGATCTACGAAAACTACTTCTACCAACAAATctcgattttatttttcttctcattcgcACTAAATAACATATATCTCTATGAGCTTCGGATTTTTAAACATGAGGCCTGAGAACGATCTATTGAAACATCGACGCAGAAGCAAGACCATAGATCTCGTGaatgaccagaaaaaaaaaaatcgaaacaaaaCCACACAGACgactaacaacaacaataagaaATTTATCAGATAAGATCTGAGGGAATCGATTTATCACAGCAGAAACATCGACTTCGAGAAGAGTGAATTTACCTGAATCGATTGCacagacgacgacgacgacgcgAGAGAACGAACACACGGAGAGAGGCGCAGGAAATTTCGACAAGAATCGTTtggtaagcttttttttttttagggagGAGACGAAAAAGTTTACTTACGTTTTCTCGTCAAACATGAAAATGACCCAAAAGGTGTTATCGGGCCGTAATGGGCCATTTTGGGTTATGATTTTCATTTCGTATTGGGCCTGATAAGCCTTCAtacacttcaaaaaaaaatcataatttttatgcacaatttgattttttttttttaattcatacatccaacatttttttttactgagatatataagataaaacatatcatatatatataagccttTCCAATTGAAGAAATGGTTTTGCAAATTAATAAGCCTTATAGGTTATAAAAATTTCCATGTTGAGTACCAAATTTAAAGAAGGTATAGAAAAGAACCcactaattaaatataaatttttttatacaggtttatatatttatataaattttcacGTTGagtaccaaatttttttaattactgccAATAAATTGTTTTTGTGGACCACGTGACACTAGTGGCTGCAGCAGAGGATTGGAGAAGGACCATTTGAAAGATAAATGTTTCTGACTTTCTATCAAGAAACTTTAATTTCATAGCCATAGTTATTTAATACTAGATAAAAAGGATACCTAAAACCATgtatgattaataaataaaaaaatacaaaattggaATATGTTGTGTTTCCTATGTGaaagttttaaatatagtaTGCGTAACTTTGTTGCGcacaaaaaacattttaaacatttGACTGCAATTAATACTTATTGTTAGCaaacaaaagaataagaaataTACAATTGACGGTGCCTCTCGCGGCAATCCGGGGTTAGCTATGGTTGGAGGTGCTCTGCAAGATTCGGTGGGTCAATGGTGTGGaggttttacttttaatattgaGATTTGTTCGGCACCCTTGACGAAGTTGTGGGGATGTATAACGGGCTTCATATTGCATGGGGGAAGGGAGTAGTACGATTGGAGCTGGAAGTTGATTCAGAGATAGTGGTTGGTTTTTTGAGGACATGAGTTAATAAGACTCACCCGCTATCGTTTCTGGTATAATTGTGCCAAACCTTTATATCTTAAGATTGGATAGTTcgaaattttacatatttataggAAAGCTAATCGTCACCGACGGGTTAGCTAACTATGCGTCTACTTTGCCTTTAGGTTTACATATTTTAGACTTTGCGCCAATTGCTGTAGAGACGTTTATTAAAGATAATGTCTGCGGAACTGGGTTTCCAAAGCATGTCTGGTTgtagttctattttttttttttcagttcaaaTAAATTACAGAGAGGCTTGACTCTTTGtccattaccaaaaaaacaaaagaataaatatacaaTTCAATTGCATTGTTGtacactttttcttttctttgcatTATTGTATGTaccactttttttctttctacattATTGTATACTTTAATATTTGTCTGTGCATTAGACCATCTCCACTCAAGTAACCCACTTGGATTactcaaatcttaattaattataaaactaatactaaactaattaaagcaaCTCATTTAGtaacttaaacaaaatcaatcctCCACTAGAGAAACTCACTTAGGTTGttcaatcatttaaataataattttttacataaaatataaaacaataaaatattacaaatttaggaatattaaacataaatttaaaataagaaatattaaacatattatacatAATTCGAAAGAAGATTTATTGAtgggttgcaccaaatttttgccaaatatgctcaatcaagtcttttttcAAACGATCATGCATTTGTGAATCATGAACGTCATTTCGAATGCCCATCAATTTATGTAGATTTGTTTGTCTATCTGTAGAATACGATAGATCAACATGAGCAGTTCCGCTTCCTTCACCGGTTGATGGAACTCCGTTGGATAGTAGAAATTGTAttcatgtcgttcgtcttccactatcatgttatgcaggataatacatgctctcattatttttcctatttttcctttatcccaaaaaagtgtgggattcttcacgattgcaaatcgagcttgcaagactccaaaggcacgctcCACATCTTTACGACATGCTTCTTGACATTGAGCAAAGAGTTTAGCTTTTTGGCCACGTGGTAGTGTaattgattggatgaaagttgccCATTTGGGATAAATACCGTCAGTGAGGTAGTACGCCATTTCGTATTGATGTCCATTGACAACGTATGAAACTCTTGGAGCTCGGCCCTCtaagatatcatcaaacaccggtgagcggtccaaaacattgatatcatttaacgtaCCCGGTGGTCCGAAAAatgcgtgccaaatccataaatcttaGGACGCCACTGCCTCTAGTACGATTGTCGGTTTTCCAGATCCACGTGAATATTGTCCTTTCCATGCagttggacaattcttccactcccaatgcatacaatctatgctcccCACCATTCCGGGGAAACCGCGTTGTTCTCCAATATTCAGTAATATTTGGAGGTCTTCCACTGTAGGTCGTCTGAGATAAACGTCTCCAAATAGATGGATAACTCTGTCTACAAATTTTTCAAGGCATTTGTGTGCGGTTGTTTCAGCTAGTCGTAAATATTCATCCACGGCATCTGCCGAACATCCGTATGCCATCATATGTATAGCTGCagaacatttttgaagtgcagAAAATCGAGTCTTCCAGTAGCATCTCGTCTTTGTCTGAAGTACgggactccattctcaatagtACTGACTATGCGTTCgaacaatggtttgttcattctaaagcgaCGGCGGAACATAGCGGCAGTGTAAGTCGGATTCTCaccaaaataatcattccatagCCGAGTGTGACCTTCTTCGCGGTCTCTATTTATGTGCACTCGTCGGAATATTGGAGCTGGTGGTTCTTCCTATTGAGTGTAGTTATACTGAATCCCTTCCACTATACTATCAACTTCCTCCTCTACGATTTGATCAACTTCATGATTAGAACTCCAATTAGACATTATTAGTCAAATTGGTTTAGTTGTGAGGCTTATTGgaagttgggtttttttttctaaggtttATGGAAACCTGTTAGTTTGGTAATGGAAATATTTaacaagaagaaatgagaacaagaaatgagaagaagaaatgagaacaaGAATTGAGAAGAAGTAATGATAAGATAAATGATCAGGATGATAAGATaaatgtttgttatgttttagggaggaagaaatgaaaagaagaattgATCAGAAGCGCAAATGAAATTGAACATGAACCTTCAATATATAGACCTtacaaacacaatcaataccCATTCACgggttacaaaaacaaatacaacaaccCAAAACACATTCACGGGTTGCAAACAGTCCGTTCAACAAACAAAAGCCGACCACACTTAAACAAAAGAGACACCCGTGAATGGCACTGAAAAACAACCAACATATTCACGGTTCCAAACAGAACacatcaatacaaaaaaaagacagattCCATTCGCTTGACTACCAACATGTTTCACTTTAGATGGCAACGAGACAGCTTCATATGTCAtcccaaaacctgaaacaaaagaagaacacaagttAAACAATAGTTAAACAAGACTTAAACGATagttaaacaaaagaagaacacaagttAAACACAAGTTAAACAATAGTTAACCAAGACTTAAACGGGTGTTAGTTCTTAAACCTAaatgtttgtcaacatttgatCAACAAGTTTGTCTCTAAGTAGGACTTCAGCAGGTGTTAGTTCACCCTTGTTAAGCAGGCTGTCTAGCAATCTCATTTTGCCGTGCCTCTCTTTAGCCGCCTGTTCTTGATCCTTCATTGCTATTATCTTATCCAACTTACTGACAGAACCATCATCCACATCAATACTAACTGCaggtttctttccttttttcttggcAGCTTTAACCCCCGGAGGCCTCATCTCGTCTCCACCATTGCTCGAAGGAGCTGAGAAATCTCCTTCAGAAGCAAGCTTAGTACGCTTATTGCTACATTCTTCATGTCGTTCTGtgatccatttctgatcatTCTTCAGTTCTCTCCAACAATGTCCAAGCATAAACGGCTTCTTCATGTCATTCTTGTAAAACTCATACGCCATGCTCAcaacatcatcttctgattGTCCACTCTTCCTTCTTGTACTCGCTTGTGAGTAACACCCAACAAACTTGTTGACTTAGTGGTTTATCTAACTCCACCTTGTCTTACATTGTGAAGGCCCTCTTGCGTTTGAAGTAGCATCTCCATCATGAGCTTTGTAATAGTCTGCAACCCTCTTCCAGAAACTTTGTAGCCGCTGGTCGTTGCTCACCACTGGATCTTTTCTTGTGTTTAACCAAGCGCTTATGAGATGAACATCCTCTTCTGCACTCCACCGCTTCCTACTTCCTCTGCCTCCATCTTTATCAATCTCATCTGCTGTAACCTCGATACAATCTTCAGATTCAGATGTAGGGGTTATGTTaagaggctgagaagagaaCTCAGGACTAAAGTTTGAAGGCGGAGAAGAGAATTGATTAGTAAACTGAATAGGCTGAGAGGATTGGGTGGAAATAGGAGGAATAGGATTATCAGAACAGTTGGAGTctttttgagaattcaaaatatcaacaaaattttgatcccAAAAACGATAAGGGTTTCTAGGATCCATTGCTTGTGTTAGTGTAAGCTGAGAGTTTAGGTTTGTGAAAGCTGAGAGTTTAGGTTTGTGAAAACGAAAGGGTTTGGAGAGATAAACGTTAAGAGTTTGGGTTAGTATTTAACAATGGTCGTTTATATTGACCTCAAGGTTTATGTGAGCTTTAATAATAAAGGTTAGACAAAGAGAATAAAGGTTTATTTAGCTAAAGACTAATGAGTGTTTTAGTACTAAAGAGATATACTTTTCAGTATATCTCTATGAATAGACCGATTGAAACACTTTTCAGTAAATCTTCTTGggtaaaagttttcaaaaagCTGATCTTTAAAGTCAATACTAAATTCAAACTCAATCATAtaggttttggaaaattttacacacaaactcaaactcaaccacatGATCAAACAGCATAACAACACAATAAATTTAAGACACACAcggttttgaaaaattttaaaccctTGAGCAAATTTTTAAACACACACAGGTTCATCCcttatcaaatacaaaaacacatgGTTTGATGTTCAATTATTTTTACCGAACATCAAACATTCTCATCATCAAATACAAACATAACACATCAAGACAAAGACAAACATAACACTTCAATCCTTCTTACAATCTATAACACGTAGACAAACATAACACTTAAACAATATAGAAACCTACACattcatcacaaacacaaactcaaacaaaaccaaacaacaacaatgaaagcTAGAGTAGCATACCTTTACAAGTAAGAGAATCCAACCGTGTGTCCACTTCACCTTAACTAATCTTCACCATTTATCAGCTAATAGAAGCACCTTGCACAAAACATGACAACCGGATCAACATTGATCACACAATTACTTATACAAGACATAAACTAAAACATTGTACTCCTAATATTGAGAACAACACAAGGATTCAATCAACAAtctataacaaaacaaacaaacataagataacAAGAACATAAAAATGTACTAATTCTTGAAAAAACTATCAGACAATAACTCGATTAAAACATAAACCCAATCACCCtctaaaaaaattctcaaaaccgATTGAACATCAAACTAATCCATAATCTACGCCTAATAAGTCAAATCGAAATAAAACATTTACCAAtctaacaatcaatcaattaatctGAAACCCTAACTATTATAGACAACCAGAGATTAATTTCAAATACATGCAATAAATCGGAAAGGAGAAGACGAACCTTCTATCTCCGATTCGGTAGCCAATGGACCTCACCGTTCCTTGTAGGCCACCAGAAGAATCCTCCGCCTTCGTTGTCCCACTAAAAGGAACCGCCGCCGTTGGTAGCCGTGAGAACCGAACCGTCAACTCTCACGATTGAGCCAATCTGGAAGCCATCGCCTCCGGGTGACCAACTATCTTCTAGTATAAGTTGGAAAAATCAAAGACTTAAACGGAAATCCATTGATTTTTCCGATTCGAGATGAATCGCCTCTTCAATTGTTTGTCTTCTgcgagagaggagagagagagacagtcgggagaaagagagaagaaatgggaaagaaaaaaaaaacattttatattttcactCCAACCTACCACAGGATGCCACATAGCGTTCTTAACCCGTTGCTAAAATTACTTCCCATAGTAGCGATCCTCACCTTCGTGGACCCAGAATTAGGTTGTTTAATATTGTTTTGGGGCCAAAAACATGAGTACCCATGAGTGGAGATGCTCTTACACAGTTtgtactagtattttttttccctGGCCCAAACtcttgtaaatatatttaaaaccaaTCAATGTTTTAAATCTTAATACAGTAACAGTTtgataatagtaaaatataaagcaatgcgtttgtttatatatatgaactgACTTGATTTTACAGATGTTAACTTGCTTTCACAGAAGTGCCTGTGGTCCTAAGATTTATGCTTTGGATGACCGTGTGTCATGGTCTACAATTTCTTCCGtggttattttcttttatatacttAATTTCTACAACTATTCAAATTTTCTATATggattattttctttttgtcgacAAAAGGGTTAAAGCTATATGGATTATGACTCGTAACTACATATTTGAATACTCAtcgaaagaaaaaagaaaaacactcaATGGCTATTGTTTGAAAccgacaacaacaaaataagtCAATTAATAACAAAGCATCATTATCGATTTTCATTACGTATACATGGCTAAATTTAGCTTAGTAATCTTAGCTAGGTTTCGGACAAGTGTGGTCCTTATACAATCTTCCGATCGTAATTTGTCCggaaccaaaacaacaacatctTGAACCATAATCTGCCCCAAGCGCGATGCGTTCGCGTGTTGTACACGACAATCCATTTCCATTAACGTACTCATCAGTGCACACGTAGGATGGTTCACATTCTCCGTCTGAACCCTAACCACGGCTTCGTCTCCGACGACCTTCACCTGCACTTCCAAGTTTGATTCCGAAGGTCTTTGGTTGACCTTGTCTACGAAAGACGGAGACctgttgctgctgttgttgtcTAATGGATCTGTCTCCGCGGTCAATATCGTCTTTAATCTCTTGATCTCAGTTTCGAGatcattgattttggttttaagaTTTTGGATGTTCGAAACGGCGTCGGATAAGAGCGACGCTTTGTCCATTCCTGATACGTTTGGTACGACGGCACGTAGAGCGTAAAACCGGTGGTTTAGCTTCTCTCTCCGCTGCCTCTCCGCCTCCACGTGGGAAAACCCCCGCGAAGGATGATTCTCTTTCGCCGTAGCTACGTCCGTCGTCTCAAGTTTCGTCCTCCGTATTTTTTCCGATGTGATTTGCTGATTTCCAGTTTCTGAATCATCTGATTCTTCCGGTTTAGGATAAGAACCGGTTTGGTTAGTGAGCTCTAGGGTTTGACCTGACCCGAACATTGACGTGACCCGGTTGATGAAGTTCCAGTTTTGTTTAATGGAATCAGACGAACCAAGCTCGATAGTGCCATTGTGTATGGGTGCGGAGACGAATGTGTGTACCCCGTGAAAACTAGCTTCTTTAGCCCTCTCGTAGCTACTAAACCGGAGCTCGTCGAGACCGGTTAGCCAAACCAAAGATTCGTCGGAAATTTCCTTTCTCCGCGACCCATCTTCACCGTAAAAAGATGTGGCATAGAACAATTCAAGATCTCCACCGTCCATCATCAGCTCACACTCGATGCTCTTAGTTGTATgctgaagaaagaaacaaaaaataaagggtgagaaaaattatattgttttgtaagatttttctttaaaaagttgaataaaataaaagttgaatattttgatttcataaaacataatagacaaagaacaatatatatatatatatatatatatagagaaataaaaaatgaacaTTTTCTTGggatttgttgttcttgtttccaCAGAAATGGCCGTCAACCCAAACCAAGTAAGACTGGTCCGATTGATCATCAATCATCTTTTGCCAAAAAATTATGTAAGCCCATTGGTCCGGCGATGTTTCCACGAGAAACCGGAGTTTTTGCTGAAGTAGATCCGTCGAAGACGAGGACACTATGGCTTGAGTTTTTTGCGTAATAGAGAGcatagaagaagacaaagatggaGAGAAAGTAAGATTATTATCCATTTATTTTCCCGGCCAAACCAATGAAGAGACAAGGATTGGATGAATAAGATTCTAAAtaatagagaagaagatataaatagaagaaaataagtttattttcgATATGTAATAACTCCTATTTTATTCTGGTTTTCGTGATCACTTATCCTGGATAAATATTTCAATAGTACGTACATAGTCAGTCACGTGAAAACTGAATTGTTTTCCTCGTTTTAATGTTATAGTAAGAAGACAAATTATTGTTATACTTTTAATGGTCCAACTGTGATGAACTATATAGACAATatattgttttggattttaCATTGCATgataattagaaaaacaaaacttattttgacAAATATGAAAAGAACTGGCTggcaaaaaaggaaagaaaaggaaTAGAACTTGATATGTATGACGACTTTAACAGTTTAACTTCGTACAGTATAATGACACAACAATGAtattaagtattaatttattaacaCAAACTTCCATCTTACAAAATAGGTCAAGTACTGCGTATATTTCTAAACCAGTAATATCTACCGAATGGCAAAACCGACGAATAATTCGTAGGACGTCACTTCACTACAACTAATCACATAATTAACCAAATATGTTTAGCTATTTTATCACTGGGCACTACCAT is drawn from Camelina sativa cultivar DH55 chromosome 8, Cs, whole genome shotgun sequence and contains these coding sequences:
- the LOC104707968 gene encoding uncharacterized protein LOC104707968, which produces MSRATYIVGALAGSAVVAYVCDKVISDDKLFGGSTPGTITNKEWWAATEEKFQAWPRTAGPPVVMNPISRQNFIVKSRPE
- the LOC104707969 gene encoding transcription factor bHLH14-like, coding for MDNNLTFSPSLSSSMLSITQKTQAIVSSSSTDLLQQKLRFLVETSPDQWAYIIFWQKMIDDQSDQSYLVWVDGHFCGNKNNKSQENHTTKSIECELMMDGGDLELFYATSFYGEDGSRRKEISDESLVWLTGLDELRFSSYERAKEASFHGVHTFVSAPIHNGTIELGSSDSIKQNWNFINRVTSMFGSGQTLELTNQTGSYPKPEESDDSETGNQQITSEKIRRTKLETTDVATAKENHPSRGFSHVEAERQRREKLNHRFYALRAVVPNVSGMDKASLLSDAVSNIQNLKTKINDLETEIKRLKTILTAETDPLDNNSSNRSPSFVDKVNQRPSESNLEVQVKVVGDEAVVRVQTENVNHPTCALMSTLMEMDCRVQHANASRLGQIMVQDVVVLVPDKLRSEDCIRTTLVRNLAKITKLNLAMYT